From Deltaproteobacteria bacterium, a single genomic window includes:
- the recJ gene encoding single-stranded-DNA-specific exonuclease RecJ yields MQETSTPFKKTNDQLPSHLALPAEVIIRHGCSSETEDSELAIAKELNVSPVLARILVSRSIATVADARNFLYPNLRSHLPDPSEVKNIEKAARLLLEAVEDNTLITIYCDFDVDGLSAGAQLYLYLVSLGAKVNYYTPNRFAEGYGLVSSAIEKCVRGGTGLLVAVDCGVTSERELAYAKKLGLKTIVLDHHQMHALPPADILIDPVQDGCPFGKHQLCAAGLVWMLLIVLRKEVSVRWKEKLESKGLNVPDPKDFLDLAVLGTICDMVPLTGLNRLIAHRGIEALRNTSRPGLIALKEVASVSKGRLNAGHVSFAMGPRINAAGRLDDASQVFELLTTGNANRAKSLAQCVSKLNDKRKAIEEDMRLACLEMIAKEERFRDVPAFVLFGEDFHLGVVGIVAQRVVEHFNRPAAVMGYGETECRDGRKLIIRGSVRSIKGFDVAHVLQRLDSILLKHGGHAAAGGFSLLPENLEKFETEFVALARALITSEMSKRTRIADVQVTFDELTFELVDQLRMLEPYGIQNPPPLLVTEGVMVESVQSLANGHLKLRLSDGSNSLFALAWRFQGHPLLVKGKKVNIAHHPEINSYGGVSSVQLNVKEVWR; encoded by the coding sequence ATGCAAGAAACTAGCACTCCATTTAAAAAAACTAACGACCAGCTACCGTCGCATCTAGCGTTGCCGGCTGAGGTAATCATTAGGCACGGCTGTTCAAGTGAAACTGAAGACAGCGAATTGGCAATTGCTAAAGAGTTAAATGTTTCGCCAGTATTGGCGAGAATCCTGGTCAGTCGCTCCATCGCTACTGTCGCAGACGCGAGGAATTTTTTGTATCCCAATTTGCGCAGTCACTTGCCCGATCCGAGCGAAGTCAAGAATATAGAGAAGGCTGCTCGGCTTCTGCTAGAAGCGGTTGAAGATAATACGTTAATAACAATTTATTGCGATTTCGATGTCGACGGGCTCAGTGCGGGCGCGCAGCTTTATCTATACTTAGTTAGTTTGGGTGCTAAGGTTAACTATTATACGCCGAATCGCTTTGCCGAAGGATATGGCTTAGTAAGTTCGGCAATTGAAAAATGTGTTCGCGGGGGCACTGGTTTATTGGTTGCGGTCGATTGCGGTGTGACGAGTGAAAGGGAATTGGCGTACGCAAAAAAATTAGGACTAAAGACCATTGTGCTTGACCATCATCAAATGCACGCCTTGCCCCCTGCTGATATTTTAATAGATCCTGTGCAAGACGGTTGTCCCTTTGGAAAGCATCAGTTGTGTGCGGCAGGCCTCGTATGGATGTTGTTGATAGTCTTGCGCAAGGAAGTGAGCGTCCGTTGGAAGGAAAAGCTTGAATCAAAGGGCCTCAATGTTCCTGATCCGAAAGACTTTCTAGATCTCGCAGTTTTGGGGACCATATGCGATATGGTTCCTCTTACGGGGCTAAATCGGCTGATAGCTCATAGAGGTATAGAGGCGCTACGCAATACTAGCCGTCCTGGATTAATAGCACTAAAAGAAGTTGCAAGTGTTTCCAAAGGCAGATTAAACGCTGGGCACGTGTCGTTTGCAATGGGGCCACGTATTAATGCGGCTGGCAGGTTAGATGATGCTAGTCAAGTTTTTGAGCTGTTGACTACTGGGAACGCCAATAGAGCGAAATCTCTTGCGCAGTGTGTTAGTAAGTTAAATGACAAACGCAAAGCTATCGAAGAAGACATGAGGCTTGCTTGTCTTGAAATGATTGCCAAAGAGGAGCGTTTTAGGGACGTTCCAGCCTTTGTGTTGTTTGGCGAGGATTTTCACTTAGGTGTTGTTGGCATTGTGGCGCAGCGGGTAGTCGAGCATTTTAATCGCCCAGCTGCGGTGATGGGTTATGGTGAGACGGAATGTAGAGACGGTAGAAAGTTGATTATTCGTGGATCTGTGCGCAGCATTAAGGGTTTCGATGTAGCTCATGTCTTGCAGCGGTTAGACAGCATTTTACTTAAGCATGGGGGCCACGCTGCTGCAGGCGGTTTTTCGTTATTGCCGGAGAATTTGGAGAAATTCGAGACTGAATTTGTGGCGTTGGCTAGGGCGCTGATTACTTCAGAAATGTCTAAGAGGACTAGGATTGCAGATGTTCAGGTTACTTTTGATGAGTTAACTTTTGAGCTTGTCGATCAGCTGCGAATGTTAGAACCATACGGCATACAAAACCCTCCGCCTCTGCTAGTTACGGAGGGCGTTATGGTTGAGTCGGTTCAAAGTCTTGCCAATGGACATTTGAAACTAAGATTGAGCGATGGCAGCAATAGCCTCTTTGCCCTCGCCTGGCGCTTCCAAGGCCATCCGTTATTGGTTAAAGGAAAGAAGGTAAACATAGCTCATCACCCTGAGATTAATTCTTATGGTGGGGTATCAAGTGTGCAACTTAATGTTAAAGAGGTTTGGCGGTAA
- a CDS encoding type II/IV secretion system protein — MSSSKKELATLYGLASKVDLLANKWDLGSEKEAWRRLASCSSSEARTLVPLELAERFCVLPLAVVSQSAHLSIFTAVFPEPFDLDIFQQLRFVVNMEIEAECYHREVIMRAIQAAYRQDRSILDSALEKSKSAVCKSLNNYSENAEVRAVTDSPIPKLLETIIDRGIALGASDVHFDPTEERTAIVRYRIDGILRTESDFFLNPLIAKNIARRIKVLAGLDITNDVTPQDGGFSFSTVGSQYRIRVSLVSTVNGEKIVLRLLDQAAFVSDFDSSDSRSFFSSLGLTDEQSDMLRSHLVVGGGTIISSGPTGSGKSTLLHRALIYLKQKPLNIITIEEPVERKISGVNQVEVCADKGLGYAQLLGKLLRQDPDILMVGEIRDEQTAHLALTAGITGHLVLSTVHCSSCIEVFQRLRQLGVPLDLMLTSLKLVINQRLIARSCADCAVRIKPSPVLGRIFELDSNILVVSKCLGCRNCQYTGVIGRLGVFELLPLTAAIKNFLCQESMSQGGAVALKDYGGFNSLRRLAFSEGYRPYAYQVRDALSRELISQCAALEAIGISPEILEMSGN; from the coding sequence ATGTCATCGTCGAAAAAAGAACTTGCAACTTTGTATGGCTTGGCTAGTAAAGTTGATTTACTTGCCAATAAATGGGATTTAGGCTCTGAGAAGGAGGCATGGCGACGTCTTGCGTCTTGCTCCTCAAGCGAAGCGAGGACACTAGTGCCATTGGAGCTAGCGGAAAGGTTTTGCGTATTGCCGCTTGCAGTTGTGTCTCAGTCAGCGCATCTAAGCATTTTTACCGCAGTTTTTCCCGAACCTTTCGATCTGGATATATTTCAGCAATTGCGGTTTGTCGTAAACATGGAAATAGAGGCAGAGTGCTATCATCGAGAAGTAATAATGCGCGCCATTCAGGCGGCTTATCGGCAAGATCGGAGCATCTTAGATAGCGCCTTAGAGAAAAGCAAATCTGCCGTCTGTAAAAGTTTAAACAATTATTCTGAAAATGCCGAAGTTAGAGCGGTTACGGATAGTCCTATACCTAAATTGCTCGAGACTATTATCGATCGAGGAATTGCGCTAGGGGCGTCTGATGTGCATTTCGATCCGACGGAAGAGAGAACTGCAATAGTTAGATATAGGATTGATGGGATACTTAGAACCGAGAGTGACTTTTTTCTTAACCCGCTTATTGCAAAAAATATTGCTAGAAGAATAAAGGTTTTAGCGGGGTTAGATATTACTAATGATGTCACTCCGCAGGATGGAGGGTTTAGCTTTAGCACGGTCGGCAGTCAATACAGGATTCGCGTTTCCCTGGTTTCTACTGTTAATGGCGAAAAGATTGTATTGCGACTTTTGGATCAGGCTGCTTTTGTAAGTGATTTTGATAGCTCTGATTCGCGGAGTTTTTTTTCTTCTCTTGGGCTTACCGATGAGCAGAGCGATATGCTTCGGTCTCACTTAGTTGTAGGAGGTGGAACAATTATTTCCTCTGGACCAACTGGCAGTGGAAAATCAACTCTTTTGCATAGAGCGTTAATCTATCTTAAGCAAAAACCATTAAACATCATTACTATCGAAGAGCCGGTGGAGCGAAAAATTAGTGGTGTTAACCAAGTGGAGGTATGCGCAGATAAAGGACTTGGATATGCACAGCTCCTAGGAAAATTATTGCGGCAAGACCCGGATATTTTGATGGTGGGCGAAATTAGAGACGAGCAGACCGCTCATCTGGCCTTAACCGCCGGTATTACTGGGCATCTAGTTTTGAGTACAGTGCATTGCTCTAGTTGCATAGAAGTGTTTCAGCGCTTGAGGCAATTGGGTGTGCCTTTAGATTTGATGCTGACTTCTTTAAAGTTAGTTATTAACCAACGTCTGATAGCGCGAAGTTGCGCGGATTGTGCCGTGCGAATAAAACCTTCACCTGTGCTAGGGCGTATTTTTGAACTCGACAGTAATATTTTGGTTGTTAGCAAGTGTTTAGGTTGTAGAAATTGCCAATATACTGGTGTTATTGGGCGCTTAGGGGTATTTGAACTGCTGCCACTTACTGCTGCAATAAAGAACTTCTTATGTCAAGAATCTATGTCTCAGGGTGGCGCAGTGGCACTAAAAGATTACGGTGGCTTCAATTCTCTTCGAAGACTAGCCTTTTCCGAAGGTTATAGGCCCTATGCCTATCAGGTAAGAGACGCTCTTTCTCGCGAATTAATATCGCAATGCGCTGCGCTTGAAGCGATTGGAATTTCGCCCGAAATCTTGGAGATGTCGGGAAACTAG
- the lnt gene encoding apolipoprotein N-acyltransferase, whose protein sequence is MNSEPSDRHKPYRSVLKRAKFIWPFFIGVAPWILGGVLLGVSFLCPSTVYSAFLGWSFSLFFATLYLIDERPAYCKLFSFGLAAHITTFHWLAKVISVFGEFSGFSSAILLILFSAVSSFQFVAMNAVYRGLRRNAFLLRYQLCLPCAWLLAEITVPKLVPWMLGHTQIRFSLLAQFADVAGVSLISWVMLWCSSCLVFFIRSLLLHQRQAINIGSTLAAAISFSLILVYGYIRIQQVNAAVNASPSISLLVIQGNLDPLRDFHANKKDINIEKYRQLSISYMRDKDVDLLIWPESSVGHDYFGSDEIINKGSSRDPFPERTMPIIFGGQTRVLKYRDGKDAYYNSAYLLGTNGAIKGVYHKNILFPFSERMPLSDLFPVLENLHQKKFIMLSGGESKPLEIRLTASSGELVDLKIATIICYEDMWTKPFRDMVSKEGANLLLVLSNDNWFLQSVASQQHHLVASWRAIENRRYLVRATNNGITAVINPLGETIHSLPPFLHSGLYESNIHVVDIKSPFHFISLLF, encoded by the coding sequence ATGAACAGCGAACCGAGCGATAGGCATAAACCTTATCGCTCGGTCCTAAAAAGGGCCAAATTTATTTGGCCCTTTTTTATTGGCGTTGCGCCGTGGATTCTTGGCGGCGTCTTGCTCGGCGTTTCCTTTCTTTGTCCCAGCACGGTTTATAGTGCCTTCTTAGGTTGGTCATTTAGTCTGTTCTTTGCGACTCTCTATTTAATTGACGAGAGGCCGGCTTACTGCAAGCTTTTTTCTTTTGGTTTAGCTGCTCATATTACTACCTTTCACTGGTTAGCTAAGGTAATTTCCGTATTTGGAGAGTTTTCTGGTTTTTCATCTGCGATTCTTTTAATTTTATTTTCGGCTGTTTCGTCCTTTCAATTTGTAGCGATGAATGCCGTTTATCGTGGTTTAAGGCGGAACGCTTTTTTACTGCGCTATCAACTGTGTTTACCTTGTGCTTGGTTGCTGGCGGAAATAACGGTGCCAAAATTAGTGCCGTGGATGTTGGGACATACGCAGATTCGTTTCTCGTTGCTAGCGCAATTTGCGGATGTGGCAGGGGTGTCGCTCATTAGTTGGGTGATGCTTTGGTGTAGTAGTTGTTTAGTTTTTTTTATTAGAAGCCTGCTTTTACATCAAAGACAAGCAATTAATATAGGTAGCACATTGGCAGCAGCTATTAGTTTTTCACTCATTCTCGTTTATGGCTACATTCGAATTCAGCAAGTTAACGCAGCGGTTAATGCTTCTCCCAGTATTTCTTTACTCGTCATTCAGGGGAACTTGGATCCGTTGCGAGATTTTCATGCTAACAAAAAGGACATCAACATAGAAAAATACCGCCAGCTTTCAATTTCCTACATGCGCGACAAAGATGTTGACTTGTTGATTTGGCCCGAATCGAGTGTTGGGCATGATTACTTTGGTAGTGATGAAATTATCAACAAAGGTTCATCTCGAGATCCGTTCCCAGAACGCACAATGCCGATTATTTTTGGCGGTCAGACTCGTGTACTAAAATATCGTGATGGGAAGGACGCTTATTACAACAGCGCGTATCTCTTGGGCACTAATGGAGCGATTAAGGGAGTCTATCACAAGAATATTTTGTTTCCCTTTTCGGAGCGCATGCCACTTAGCGATTTGTTCCCAGTTTTAGAGAATCTACATCAAAAGAAGTTCATTATGCTTTCTGGAGGAGAAAGCAAACCATTAGAAATTAGGCTAACGGCATCTTCAGGTGAGCTAGTTGATTTAAAAATAGCGACTATAATTTGTTACGAAGATATGTGGACAAAGCCTTTTCGGGATATGGTGAGCAAGGAAGGCGCAAATTTATTGTTGGTGCTTTCAAATGATAATTGGTTCTTGCAATCGGTTGCATCACAGCAGCATCATTTAGTGGCTTCATGGCGTGCTATTGAAAACCGTAGATATTTGGTGCGAGCGACTAATAATGGAATTACAGCCGTTATTAATCCACTAGGAGAAACTATACACTCATTGCCGCCTTTTTTGCATTCCGGACTGTACGAATCGAATATACATGTTGTTGATATAAAATCGCCGTTCCACTTCATATCGCTACTTTTTTGA
- the groL gene encoding chaperonin GroEL (60 kDa chaperone family; promotes refolding of misfolded polypeptides especially under stressful conditions; forms two stacked rings of heptamers to form a barrel-shaped 14mer; ends can be capped by GroES; misfolded proteins enter the barrel where they are refolded when GroES binds), producing the protein MGAKILEFGLDARDEMLRGVNALADAVSVTMGPRGRNVVIEKSFGGPTVTKDGVTVAKEIEIENKFENMGAQMVREVASKTSDVAGDGTTTATVLARSIFREGSKMVAAGHDPMSIKRGIDKAVIAVVKKLHSLSRETKTQEEIAQVGTISANNDPFIGKIIAEAMEKVGKEGVITVEEAKSLDTTLEVVEGMQFDRGFLSPYFVTDPDRMEVILDDPYILINEKKVSSMKDLLPILETVARSARPLLIIAEDIEGEALATLVVNKIRGTLMVAAVKAPGFGDRRKAMLEDIATLTGGKFVSEDLGIKLESLDIDSLGRAKRVVIDKDNTTIIDGAGEKAKIEGRVKQIRTQIDETTSDYDREKLQERLAKLVGGVAVINVGAATELEMKEKKARVEDALHATRAAVEEGVVTGGGVALLRALDALNDVEANDEEKVGIQIVARALEAPIRTIVTNAGHEASIIVDKVRNAKGSIGFNAATEQLEDLSKAGVIDPTKVVRSALQNAASVAGLMLTTEALIADKPDQKEAGAGGAGAAGMGGMGGMGGGMM; encoded by the coding sequence ATGGGAGCGAAGATTCTTGAGTTTGGTCTCGATGCGCGAGACGAAATGCTAAGAGGTGTGAATGCTTTAGCAGATGCGGTTTCAGTGACCATGGGACCTCGTGGCCGCAATGTGGTTATTGAGAAATCGTTTGGTGGCCCAACTGTAACAAAGGATGGGGTTACCGTTGCTAAGGAAATTGAGATTGAAAACAAGTTTGAGAACATGGGTGCACAAATGGTTCGCGAGGTTGCATCCAAGACTTCTGACGTAGCTGGCGATGGAACGACTACAGCTACCGTGCTAGCGCGTTCTATCTTTAGAGAAGGTTCTAAGATGGTAGCCGCTGGGCATGATCCAATGAGCATTAAGCGCGGTATTGATAAGGCAGTTATTGCGGTAGTAAAGAAACTGCACTCTCTATCTCGCGAGACAAAGACTCAGGAAGAGATTGCGCAAGTTGGCACTATCTCGGCAAACAACGATCCTTTTATTGGGAAGATTATTGCTGAGGCTATGGAGAAAGTTGGTAAGGAAGGCGTAATTACTGTCGAGGAAGCAAAGAGCCTGGATACTACGCTTGAAGTTGTAGAAGGAATGCAGTTTGACCGAGGATTTCTTTCTCCTTACTTTGTAACCGATCCAGATCGCATGGAAGTGATACTTGACGATCCTTACATTCTCATTAACGAGAAGAAGGTAAGCAGCATGAAGGATCTTCTTCCAATTCTCGAAACAGTAGCTCGCTCTGCAAGGCCGCTATTGATTATCGCAGAAGATATAGAAGGAGAGGCGCTCGCCACTTTGGTCGTAAACAAGATTCGTGGAACTTTGATGGTTGCGGCCGTAAAAGCTCCTGGTTTTGGCGATCGCAGAAAGGCAATGTTAGAGGATATCGCTACGTTGACGGGTGGAAAGTTCGTTAGCGAAGATTTAGGCATTAAGCTAGAGAGCCTAGACATCGATAGCCTTGGCCGTGCTAAGAGAGTAGTTATCGACAAGGACAACACTACGATTATCGATGGTGCTGGTGAGAAGGCTAAGATCGAAGGGCGAGTAAAACAGATTCGCACTCAGATTGACGAGACCACTAGCGACTACGATAGAGAAAAGCTACAAGAGAGATTAGCAAAGCTCGTCGGCGGTGTTGCAGTAATTAACGTCGGTGCTGCTACCGAGCTAGAGATGAAGGAGAAGAAGGCACGAGTTGAGGATGCCCTGCATGCTACTCGCGCTGCTGTAGAAGAGGGCGTAGTTACTGGCGGGGGCGTTGCGCTATTGCGAGCATTAGACGCACTTAACGATGTAGAAGCTAATGACGAAGAAAAGGTAGGAATTCAGATCGTAGCTCGTGCGCTCGAAGCTCCTATCCGCACTATCGTTACTAATGCTGGCCATGAAGCTTCGATTATTGTCGACAAGGTTCGCAATGCTAAAGGCAGCATTGGATTTAATGCCGCTACAGAGCAGCTAGAAGACCTAAGCAAAGCTGGCGTTATCGACCCAACCAAGGTAGTTCGCAGCGCGTTGCAGAATGCTGCTTCTGTTGCTGGACTGATGTTGACTACAGAGGCCTTAATCGCCGATAAGCCAGACCAGAAGGAGGCTGGCGCCGGTGGTGCTGGTGCTGCTGGCATGGGTGGTATGGGCGGCATGGGCGGTGGAATGATGTAA
- the groES gene encoding co-chaperone GroES, whose product MSKKLRPLHDRIIVERLTEDEKTAGGIIIPDSAKEKPQKGKVVAVGKGKVAEDGTIRPLDVKSGDTVLFGKYAGTEIKIDNEERLIMREDDVLAVIE is encoded by the coding sequence ATGTCAAAGAAACTACGTCCTTTGCATGACAGAATAATTGTTGAACGTCTTACTGAAGACGAAAAAACTGCTGGAGGAATTATAATTCCTGATTCTGCTAAGGAGAAGCCACAAAAGGGAAAGGTTGTAGCGGTTGGGAAGGGAAAGGTAGCAGAAGATGGTACTATTAGGCCACTAGACGTTAAGAGTGGAGATACTGTTCTATTTGGAAAGTATGCTGGTACTGAGATTAAGATAGACAACGAAGAGCGCCTCATTATGAGAGAGGACGACGTTTTGGCAGTAATCGAGTAA
- a CDS encoding proline--tRNA ligase has product MKQSIAFIHTLRNPPADAEVVSHRLLAQAGFIHKLAAGIYSYTPPLKRVLDKISQIIRDEMSKAGAEEAMLAMVQPKTIWEESGRWDQYVNDGLLFHLEDRKSAELCLGPTHEEVMTKLVSHFVESYKQLPVNLYQIQDKFRDEIRPRFGLMRGREFIMKDGYSFDADEEGMNRSYLAMKEAYSKIFARCGLLFILVEADSGAIGGSCSQEFVVTASTGEDVFLICDELEYAANQERAESIIPNTSSRGESPLAIQKVSTPNVRSIEELCAFFDCLNPDRIIKTLLYKAIYKDREEFLVTLIRGDREVNEVKLKNHLNCLSVSLASDVEVKNLTGVEIGFLGPVKLAKNLLVLADSSIDGICNGTTGANEKDFHFVNVNIGRDFSVSNYIDIGLAKAGDTAINGNAENASHKLRATRGIEVGHIFKLGEKYSKAMNATFVDSDGQAKSFVMGTYGIGVSRVAAAAIEQSHDDKGMIWPLAIAPWAVHLICINPKNDAQAQVADKLYRLLLAENIDVLYDDRSVSAGIKFNDADLIGIPLRVIVGKLASSGKVEFVERKCLSKRVELELEEVLPTISKLL; this is encoded by the coding sequence ATGAAACAGAGTATTGCATTCATACACACACTTAGAAATCCACCAGCTGATGCCGAAGTAGTGTCACATCGCTTATTGGCGCAGGCCGGCTTTATACACAAACTGGCTGCTGGCATCTATTCCTATACTCCACCACTAAAAAGAGTTTTGGACAAAATTTCCCAAATAATTCGCGATGAAATGAGCAAAGCGGGAGCAGAAGAAGCTATGCTTGCCATGGTTCAACCAAAAACTATTTGGGAAGAAAGTGGTCGCTGGGATCAATACGTAAACGACGGCCTATTGTTTCACCTGGAAGATCGCAAAAGTGCCGAACTTTGCTTAGGCCCCACGCACGAAGAAGTAATGACTAAACTAGTCTCGCACTTCGTTGAGTCTTATAAACAGCTACCCGTTAACCTTTACCAGATTCAGGACAAATTCCGCGATGAAATTCGCCCTCGTTTTGGACTAATGCGCGGCAGAGAATTTATAATGAAGGACGGCTATTCCTTCGATGCAGACGAAGAAGGCATGAATCGCAGCTATTTAGCGATGAAGGAAGCTTATTCAAAAATATTTGCTCGCTGCGGACTGCTTTTTATTCTAGTAGAGGCCGATTCGGGCGCAATTGGAGGAAGTTGTTCCCAAGAATTCGTCGTTACAGCTTCCACAGGCGAAGATGTTTTTCTGATCTGCGATGAGCTCGAATACGCAGCAAACCAAGAAAGGGCTGAGTCAATTATACCAAACACGTCCAGTCGGGGAGAATCGCCACTAGCGATTCAAAAAGTATCTACTCCCAATGTTCGCTCAATTGAGGAACTCTGCGCCTTCTTCGATTGCCTAAATCCAGATAGAATCATAAAAACCCTCCTTTACAAGGCCATTTACAAGGATAGGGAGGAATTTCTAGTTACATTAATCAGGGGCGATAGGGAAGTTAACGAGGTAAAACTTAAAAACCATTTAAACTGCCTAAGCGTTTCGCTTGCAAGCGACGTAGAGGTTAAAAACCTAACAGGCGTTGAGATTGGGTTTCTAGGGCCAGTAAAGTTAGCAAAAAACCTCCTAGTTCTTGCCGATAGCAGCATAGATGGCATTTGCAATGGCACTACCGGTGCTAATGAAAAGGATTTTCATTTTGTAAATGTAAATATCGGTCGCGATTTTTCTGTGTCAAACTACATCGACATTGGCTTAGCCAAGGCTGGCGATACGGCGATTAACGGAAATGCCGAAAACGCATCCCATAAGCTAAGAGCCACTAGAGGTATTGAGGTTGGACACATTTTTAAATTGGGCGAAAAGTACTCTAAAGCCATGAATGCTACTTTTGTCGATAGCGATGGGCAAGCAAAAAGCTTTGTAATGGGAACGTATGGAATTGGAGTTTCGAGAGTCGCAGCGGCAGCTATCGAACAGTCTCACGACGACAAGGGAATGATTTGGCCTCTAGCAATTGCACCTTGGGCAGTGCATCTCATTTGCATTAATCCTAAGAATGACGCTCAAGCCCAAGTTGCGGATAAACTTTATCGCCTACTTCTAGCAGAAAACATCGACGTATTATACGACGATAGAAGCGTTTCGGCGGGAATCAAATTTAACGATGCCGATCTAATAGGCATTCCCCTAAGGGTTATCGTGGGCAAACTTGCTTCTAGTGGCAAAGTTGAGTTTGTCGAGCGCAAGTGCTTATCTAAGCGCGTAGAACTTGAGCTTGAAGAGGTTTTGCCGACTATCTCTAAGCTTCTCTAA
- the bioB gene encoding biotin synthase BioB — MAVSNIRHDWTLAEIERIYRTPFSDLIYQAQTIHRENFSPNELQRSSLLSVKTGGCSEDCKYCPQSAHHDTGLERHKLLDKSTVLENAKEAKAHGSTRFCMGAAWREVRDGADFDSVLELVQAVSSLGLEVCCTMGMLTLEQAKRLKASGCDYYNHNLDTSPEYYENIVTTRTYEDRLNTISSVRKAGISLCCGGIIGMGESEGDRLGLLRELANQDPHPESVPINCLVRVEGVPLEAAEPVHPLDFVRVIATARIIMPKSLIRLSAGRTEMSDETQSLCFIAGANSIFAGEKLLTTKNPGEDADYKLMQRLGMHFREA, encoded by the coding sequence TTGGCTGTTTCAAATATTCGTCACGATTGGACACTTGCAGAAATTGAGCGCATTTATCGCACACCTTTTTCTGATTTAATCTATCAGGCACAAACTATTCACCGCGAAAATTTTTCGCCCAATGAATTACAGCGCTCAAGTTTGCTCTCGGTTAAAACGGGAGGCTGTAGTGAGGACTGTAAATATTGCCCCCAAAGTGCACACCACGATACCGGCCTTGAGCGCCACAAGTTACTCGATAAGTCGACGGTGTTAGAAAATGCCAAGGAAGCTAAGGCACATGGCTCCACGCGCTTTTGCATGGGAGCAGCTTGGAGAGAAGTTAGAGATGGGGCAGATTTTGATAGCGTTCTTGAGTTGGTGCAGGCAGTTTCTTCTTTGGGGTTAGAAGTTTGCTGTACTATGGGTATGCTAACCTTGGAGCAAGCAAAGCGCCTAAAAGCTTCTGGCTGTGACTACTACAACCACAACCTAGATACCTCGCCAGAATATTACGAAAATATCGTTACTACTCGCACTTATGAGGATCGGCTAAACACCATTAGCTCTGTGCGAAAGGCCGGCATTTCATTGTGTTGTGGCGGCATAATCGGCATGGGGGAGAGCGAAGGAGATAGATTGGGTCTACTTCGTGAGCTTGCAAATCAAGATCCTCATCCCGAAAGTGTGCCGATAAATTGCTTAGTTCGCGTTGAAGGCGTTCCTTTAGAAGCTGCCGAGCCGGTTCATCCATTGGATTTTGTTCGCGTAATTGCAACGGCAAGAATAATTATGCCAAAGTCCTTGATTAGACTCTCTGCTGGAAGAACCGAAATGAGCGATGAAACTCAAAGCTTGTGCTTTATTGCAGGGGCAAATTCCATTTTTGCAGGTGAAAAATTGCTTACCACTAAAAACCCTGGCGAAGATGCCGACTACAAACTCATGCAGCGCCTAGGTATGCATTTTAGAGAAGCTTAG
- a CDS encoding putative addiction module antidote protein, which yields MPTKSYDQFMITKLQDSELAAEYLSVALEQGSVNQFLIALRNVAEAHGGIGTLSDITDLNRQSMYKMLSEEGNPTLANLLAVLRALGISVKFTPSEREAA from the coding sequence ATGCCAACAAAAAGTTATGACCAGTTTATGATTACAAAGCTTCAAGATTCGGAGCTTGCGGCTGAGTATTTATCTGTCGCACTGGAGCAGGGATCGGTAAATCAATTTCTTATTGCTTTAAGGAATGTTGCCGAGGCTCATGGAGGCATAGGAACATTATCTGATATTACGGATCTCAATCGGCAGAGCATGTATAAAATGCTTTCAGAGGAAGGTAATCCAACTTTGGCAAACCTGCTTGCGGTACTTCGAGCTTTGGGAATTAGTGTTAAGTTCACGCCGAGCGAGAGGGAAGCAGCCTAA
- a CDS encoding type II toxin-antitoxin system RelE/ParE family toxin codes for MEIKERKVTTFVTGSGRAPYEEWFETLKDKRAQALVLSRIDRVCLGNFGNCKSVGNGVYELRIYYSSGLRIYFGLEGEQVVILLCGGDKGSQRKDIAYAQELWMEYKKDANKKL; via the coding sequence ATGGAAATAAAGGAGCGGAAAGTCACAACATTTGTGACAGGCAGTGGCAGGGCACCATATGAAGAATGGTTTGAGACTCTTAAAGATAAGCGCGCACAGGCCTTAGTATTAAGTCGTATTGATCGAGTTTGTCTCGGTAATTTTGGGAACTGTAAAAGTGTGGGCAATGGAGTTTATGAACTTAGAATTTATTACAGCTCGGGTTTGCGCATTTATTTTGGCTTAGAAGGTGAGCAAGTAGTGATTCTGCTCTGTGGAGGAGATAAGGGTTCTCAGAGAAAAGATATAGCTTACGCGCAAGAGCTTTGGATGGAGTATAAGAAAGATGCCAACAAAAAGTTATGA